Proteins found in one Eriocheir sinensis breed Jianghai 21 chromosome 14, ASM2467909v1, whole genome shotgun sequence genomic segment:
- the LOC126998604 gene encoding oligoribonuclease, mitochondrial-like isoform X2 yields the protein MLMLMLSTARLCQRACVGARSIIMSSAAPTPPKVPRLTERLVWVDLEMTGLDVEKEVIMEAAVIVTDSDLNIVAEGPNLILKVEDEILDNMNDWCKEHHGKSGLTDSCKKSTVSLTGAEDQLLQFVVQHTEKGKAPLAGNSVHADKKFLDKYMPKLMKHLHYRIVDVSTVKELCRRWYPEQFSSAPSKKVSHRALEDIKESIEELAYYKSSIFK from the exons ATGTTGATGTTGATGCTCTCGACGGCGCGGCTGTGTCAACGTGCGTGTGTCGGTGCCCGCTCCATTATCATGTCCTCCGCCGCCCCCACGCCGCCCAAGGTGCCCAGGCTGACGGAGAGACTGGTGTGGGTGGACCTGGAG ATGACTGGCTTAGATGTGGAGAAGGAAGTGATCATGGAGGCAGCTGTTATTGTGACAGACAGTGACCTCAACATAGTGGCTGAGGGCCCCAACTTAATCTTGAAGGTGGAAGATGAGATTCTTGATAATATGAATGACTGGTGCAAGGAACATCATGGGAAG TCAGGGCTAACAGATTCATGTAAGAAAAGCACAGTCTCACTCACTGGTGCAGAGGACCAGCTCTTGCAGTTCGTGGTGCAACATACTGAGAAAG GAAAGGCACCTTTGGCAGGCAACTCTGTACATGCTGACAAGAAATTCCTTGATAAATACATGCCAAAGTTGATGAAACACCTCCATTACCGGATAGTTGATGTCTCTACCGTGAAGGAGTTGTGCAG ACGTTGGTATCCTGAGCAGTTCTCGTCAGCTCCCTCAAAAAAGGTGTCACATCGAGCACTTGAGGACATAAAGGAAAGTATTGAGGAGCTCGCTTACTACAAATCATCTATTTTTAAGTGA